A genomic segment from Armatimonadota bacterium encodes:
- a CDS encoding ABC transporter permease — protein sequence MVGYLGRRLVDLLAAVLGVSTIAFLALRLSGDPVALLITEYATEAEIARVRALLGLDQPLWVQYGRFLSDVLRGEFGESLRFIKPAATVVWETLPATMTLAVAAVAIATVVAVPLGILAAVRRGTVLDGAATVLATLGQSMPYFWLGILLILVFAVHLRVLPPFGSGTWRHLVLPAVTLSMTPLARTMRLVRSGMVEVLGQDYIRTAWAKGLGWRRVLFRHALHNAAIPVVTILGLDFGTLLGGAVVTETIFAWPGVGRLIVQAIQSRDYPVVQAAVFYLALVFVLINLLVDVVYAHLDPRIKYQ from the coding sequence GTGGTCGGCTACCTCGGCAGGCGACTGGTTGATCTGTTGGCGGCCGTCCTCGGCGTGTCCACGATCGCCTTTCTGGCCCTGAGGCTCTCCGGAGACCCCGTGGCGCTGCTGATCACCGAGTACGCGACGGAGGCGGAGATCGCCCGCGTCCGGGCGCTGCTGGGGCTGGATCAGCCCCTGTGGGTGCAGTACGGCCGCTTCCTCTCCGACGTCCTGCGCGGGGAGTTCGGGGAGTCGTTGCGCTTCATCAAGCCCGCGGCGACGGTGGTCTGGGAGACGCTGCCCGCCACGATGACCCTGGCCGTTGCCGCCGTGGCCATCGCCACGGTCGTCGCGGTGCCCCTGGGCATCCTGGCCGCCGTGCGGAGAGGGACGGTGCTCGACGGCGCGGCCACGGTCCTGGCCACCCTCGGCCAGTCCATGCCCTACTTCTGGCTGGGCATCCTGCTCATTCTCGTCTTCGCCGTTCATCTGCGGGTGTTGCCGCCCTTCGGCAGCGGCACCTGGCGCCACCTCGTCCTGCCGGCGGTGACGCTGTCCATGACGCCGCTGGCGCGCACAATGCGGCTGGTCCGTTCCGGGATGGTGGAGGTCCTGGGCCAGGACTACATCCGCACGGCCTGGGCCAAGGGACTGGGCTGGCGGCGCGTCCTGTTCCGCCACGCCCTGCACAACGCCGCGATCCCGGTCGTCACCATCCTGGGGCTGGACTTCGGGACATTGCTGGGCGGCGCCGTGGTGACCGAGACGATCTTTGCCTGGCCGGGCGTGGGGCGGCTGATCGTGCAGGCCATCCAGAGCCGCGACTACCCGGTGGTGCAGGCCGCCGTCTTCTACCTGGCCCTGGTGTTCGTGCTGATCAACCTGCTCGTGGATGTCGTCTATGCGCACCTGGACCCGCGTATCAAATACCAGTGA
- a CDS encoding ABC transporter permease: MRTWTRVSNTSDRPAEAPLPAEGQGALPPARPRRRLRRYPVAAAALVALAAVVLVAAGADWVAPYPPLKQEIAGRLAPPSWLPGGRAGHLFGTDQLGRDILSRVIFGARISLTVAVLAVGLAASVGIVLGVVSGYYGGWADRVLARLADIQLAFPTMLLVITLIAMVGPSLVNLIAALGIGGWASYFRMARAQVLTLRETEYVLAARCVGVPDLAIAFRHVLPNALSPLIVLASFSMAQVIILESALSFLGLGVQPPTPTWGGMLSDSRDYLSLAWWLAAFPGAALTVTVLAINVLGDWLRDMLDPRLVV; the protein is encoded by the coding sequence ATGCGCACCTGGACCCGCGTATCAAATACCAGTGACCGGCCGGCGGAGGCTCCTCTGCCCGCCGAGGGACAGGGTGCGCTTCCGCCGGCGCGGCCGCGCCGGCGACTGCGCCGATACCCGGTGGCGGCGGCGGCGCTGGTCGCGCTGGCCGCCGTGGTCCTGGTCGCCGCCGGCGCGGACTGGGTCGCTCCCTACCCGCCGCTGAAGCAGGAGATCGCCGGCCGGCTCGCGCCGCCCTCCTGGCTGCCGGGAGGGCGCGCCGGGCACCTGTTCGGCACCGACCAGCTGGGCCGCGATATCCTCAGTCGCGTCATCTTCGGGGCGCGGATCTCGCTGACGGTCGCCGTCCTGGCCGTGGGTCTGGCGGCGTCGGTCGGCATCGTGCTGGGGGTGGTGTCCGGCTACTACGGAGGGTGGGCGGACCGCGTCCTGGCCCGTCTGGCCGACATCCAGCTGGCCTTTCCCACGATGCTGCTGGTCATCACGCTGATCGCCATGGTGGGGCCGAGTTTGGTCAACCTGATCGCGGCGCTGGGGATCGGCGGGTGGGCCTCCTACTTCCGCATGGCCCGGGCGCAGGTGTTGACGCTGCGGGAGACGGAGTATGTCCTGGCGGCGCGGTGCGTGGGGGTGCCGGACCTGGCCATCGCCTTCCGGCACGTCCTCCCCAATGCGCTGTCTCCGCTGATCGTGCTGGCCTCCTTCTCCATGGCGCAGGTGATCATCCTGGAGTCGGCGCTCAGCTTCCTGGGATTGGGCGTGCAGCCGCCCACCCCGACGTGGGGCGGCATGCTGAGCGACAGCCGCGACTATCTCTCCCTGGCCTGGTGGCTGGCGGCCTTTCCGGGGGCGGCGCTGACGGTGACCGTGCTGGCCATCAACGTCCTGGGGGACTGGCTGCGCGACATGCTGGATCCCCGCCTGGTGGTGTGA
- a CDS encoding GntR family transcriptional regulator: protein MPRPPLSRQLVDDLRREILRGQFVAAGRLPSEAALARRYDVSRPTVREALQVLETEGLIRRRRGRGTFLTSRPAAVTAGIERLESFTETIRRAGFEAKDEVLEIRPVRLLAAVAGMLGRTAGAAGILVRSLRYADGIPVIYCEDIIPGALVGDPRLLERRRERESLLDFFTNDLRIEVRYALLSVAAVRPPRGVRAALALAGRAPLILLRGTAYDGADRPLYASFNYVRSDRYQFTLVRR from the coding sequence ATGCCCCGGCCGCCGCTCTCCCGCCAGCTCGTGGACGACCTGCGGCGCGAGATCCTGCGGGGACAGTTCGTCGCCGCGGGTCGGCTGCCGTCGGAGGCGGCCCTGGCCCGGCGCTACGATGTCAGCCGACCGACGGTGCGGGAAGCTCTGCAGGTGCTGGAGACCGAAGGACTGATCCGGCGTCGGCGTGGGCGCGGGACGTTCCTCACCTCCAGGCCGGCCGCCGTCACCGCGGGCATCGAGCGCCTGGAGAGCTTTACGGAGACGATCCGGCGCGCCGGGTTTGAGGCGAAGGACGAGGTGCTGGAGATCCGCCCGGTCCGCCTCTTGGCGGCCGTGGCCGGGATGCTGGGCCGGACGGCGGGGGCCGCGGGGATCCTGGTGCGCAGCCTCCGCTACGCCGACGGCATTCCGGTGATCTACTGCGAGGACATCATCCCCGGCGCGCTCGTCGGCGACCCTCGCCTGCTGGAGCGGAGACGGGAGCGGGAGTCGCTGCTGGACTTCTTCACCAACGACCTGCGCATCGAGGTCCGCTACGCCCTCCTCTCCGTGGCCGCCGTCCGACCGCCACGGGGTGTCCGCGCCGCGCTGGCCCTGGCGGGACGGGCGCCGCTGATCCTGCTGCGGGGCACCGCCTACGACGGCGCGGACCGACCGCTCTACGCCTCCTTCAATTACGTGCGCAGCGACCGGTACCAGTTCACGCTCGTCCGCCGGTGA
- a CDS encoding YSC84-related protein has protein sequence MGRPKKARRLAAVALSLAAALALTGPAQARTVEQINAGADAALARFQQQIRGASDLLRRARGVLIFSDVVKVGVGIGGEYGEGVLRVGGRSVAYYSFASASVGLQVGFQKKDIIILFLADDALRRFQARGPNEGWQVGVDGSIVLVDAGANASVDSAKINQPIVGFVVGQKGLMVNLTLEGSKITKLNK, from the coding sequence ATGGGTCGACCGAAGAAAGCGCGAAGGCTTGCCGCGGTGGCGCTGTCGCTGGCCGCCGCCCTCGCTCTGACAGGCCCCGCCCAGGCCAGGACCGTCGAGCAGATCAACGCCGGCGCGGACGCCGCCCTGGCGCGGTTCCAGCAGCAGATCAGAGGCGCCTCCGACCTCCTCAGGCGGGCCAGAGGCGTCCTCATCTTTTCCGACGTCGTCAAGGTCGGCGTCGGGATCGGCGGCGAGTACGGCGAAGGCGTGCTGCGGGTCGGCGGCCGCAGCGTGGCCTACTACAGTTTCGCCTCCGCCTCGGTGGGCCTGCAGGTCGGATTCCAGAAGAAGGACATCATCATCCTCTTCCTGGCCGACGACGCCCTCCGCCGCTTCCAGGCCAGGGGCCCCAACGAGGGCTGGCAGGTCGGCGTGGACGGCTCGATCGTCCTGGTCGATGCCGGCGCCAACGCCTCCGTTGACTCTGCGAAGATCAACCAGCCCATTGTGGGCTTCGTCGTCGGCCAGAAGGGGTTGATGGTCAACCTGACCCTCGAGGGCTCGAAGATCACGAAGCTCAACAAGTAA
- the purD gene encoding phosphoribosylamine--glycine ligase, whose product MRALVVGSGGREHVLAWKLTRDEASCNLHAAPGNPGIALLGTCHAVAATDIPALAALAEDLRADLTVVGPEAPLADGIVDAFRARGLRIFGPTQAAARLESSKAFTKILLRARRIPTANFQIFTTPVEALTYIRRQNRPLVVKADGLAAGKGVVVAEDPRQAEQAVLDLMVRRVHGDAGRRIVIEDRLEGPEVSVLAFVHGRRVYPLLPARDYKRALDGDRGPNTGGMGALAPARAPLADLAQVVDEILEPVASAMVDAGCPYTGVLYAGLMLTADGPQVLEFNCRFGDPEAQVILPLLEGPLAEAMIATMDGGVPDLRWWDGAAVCVVAASGGYPGSFGTGFPIHGLEAVPQDVLVFHAGTAVRDGRIVTAGGRVLNVVGTGASLAQARAKAYDGLARIAFDGMQFRTDIGAAVEPAREGVSV is encoded by the coding sequence TTGCGCGCGCTGGTCGTCGGATCTGGGGGTAGGGAGCACGTTCTGGCCTGGAAGCTCACCCGGGACGAGGCCTCGTGCAACCTGCACGCCGCCCCCGGCAACCCCGGGATCGCCCTGCTGGGAACCTGTCACGCGGTCGCCGCCACCGACATCCCGGCCCTGGCGGCATTGGCCGAGGATCTCCGGGCGGATCTGACCGTCGTCGGACCCGAGGCGCCGCTGGCCGACGGGATCGTTGACGCCTTCCGGGCCCGGGGACTGCGTATCTTCGGTCCGACGCAGGCCGCCGCCCGGCTGGAGAGCAGCAAGGCGTTTACGAAGATCCTCCTGCGCGCCCGCCGGATTCCCACGGCAAACTTCCAGATCTTCACCACGCCGGTGGAGGCGCTGACCTACATCCGGCGCCAGAACCGCCCGCTGGTGGTGAAAGCCGACGGCCTCGCCGCGGGGAAGGGGGTCGTCGTGGCCGAGGATCCCCGCCAGGCGGAGCAGGCCGTCCTGGACCTCATGGTCCGGCGCGTGCACGGCGATGCGGGCCGCCGCATCGTGATCGAGGACCGTCTCGAGGGCCCGGAGGTGAGCGTGCTCGCCTTCGTCCACGGTCGCCGGGTCTACCCGCTGCTCCCCGCGCGCGACTACAAGCGCGCGCTCGACGGAGACCGCGGCCCCAACACCGGAGGAATGGGGGCCCTCGCGCCGGCGCGGGCGCCGCTGGCCGACCTGGCGCAGGTGGTGGACGAGATCCTCGAGCCGGTGGCCTCCGCGATGGTGGACGCGGGCTGCCCGTACACCGGCGTGCTGTACGCGGGCCTGATGCTCACCGCAGACGGCCCGCAGGTGCTGGAGTTCAACTGCCGCTTCGGCGATCCCGAGGCGCAGGTGATCCTGCCGCTGCTGGAGGGCCCCCTGGCCGAGGCGATGATCGCGACCATGGACGGAGGCGTTCCCGACCTCCGCTGGTGGGACGGCGCCGCGGTGTGCGTCGTCGCCGCCTCCGGTGGCTATCCGGGCTCCTTCGGGACCGGCTTTCCGATCCACGGTCTGGAGGCCGTCCCCCAGGACGTGCTCGTGTTCCACGCCGGCACCGCGGTCCGGGACGGCCGGATCGTCACCGCCGGCGGGCGGGTGCTCAATGTCGTCGGCACGGGGGCGTCGCTGGCACAGGCGCGGGCGAAGGCCTACGACG